A window of Paenibacillus polygoni contains these coding sequences:
- a CDS encoding heterodisulfide reductase-related iron-sulfur binding cluster produces MILQIGNALLFFLVTGLAVYLFLRVVYHRYLYIRLGKPADLRRDVNERLRAFAVQVFGQTKLFKDPRSGIMHFVVFYGFIILQFGALDIIWKGLSGHQLPIPGYEGFILIQEITVVLILLAIAYAAYRRYGEKLDRLKRGFKPSIVVIFITALMISVLFTMAFERVREGGASSPLAPISSSLAAAVSWMPDMAISALYYVSWWLHLLILLSFLLYVPQSKHFHLITAPINILFRRTNAPGKLTALDLDDEEAESYGVGKIEDFTQKQMLDFYACVECGRCTNVCPAASTGKMLSPMHMIVKLRDHLTEKGALLTSKSPWVPAGVFGYSGVYRVDETKHELTEWKGEGITDIRPTMAAQKKAWHQVEGVNVSDVQLIGGVMTEEEIWACTTCRNCEDQCPVSNEHVDKIVDLRRHLVLMEGSVPQEGQRAMQNIERQGNPWGISRADRSKWVKEIDPEDTLHLQIPTVKENPTFEYLFFVGSMGSYDNRSRKITRAFVRLMNEAGVNFAILGNEEKNSGDTPRRMGNEFLFQQLCAENIEIFNKYGVHKIVTACPHTFNIFKNEYPDFGLKAEVLHHTQLLDQLVKEGRLSPKHTVEEKITYHDSCYLGRYNDVYDQPRDVLRAIPGITLLEMERTRENGMCCGAGGGQMWMEEDEGKRVNLARTEQALAVSPTMISSACPYCLTMLEDGTKLQEVEEQVKTRDIAEILEESVFGRKEKETRQREVVVK; encoded by the coding sequence ATGATCTTGCAAATCGGAAATGCGCTGCTCTTTTTCCTCGTTACTGGTCTGGCGGTATATCTGTTCCTAAGAGTCGTGTATCATCGGTATCTGTATATTCGTTTAGGAAAACCGGCTGACCTCAGGCGAGATGTGAACGAACGATTACGCGCCTTTGCCGTTCAGGTATTTGGTCAAACGAAACTTTTTAAAGATCCAAGAAGCGGCATTATGCACTTTGTTGTCTTTTACGGTTTTATTATTTTACAGTTTGGCGCTCTGGATATTATATGGAAAGGTCTAAGTGGTCATCAGCTTCCGATTCCGGGTTATGAAGGATTTATTCTCATACAGGAGATTACTGTTGTCCTCATTCTTCTGGCTATCGCATACGCCGCATACCGCAGATATGGGGAGAAGCTGGACCGGTTAAAACGTGGATTTAAACCTAGTATTGTCGTCATCTTCATTACTGCGCTTATGATATCTGTACTATTTACCATGGCATTCGAAAGAGTAAGAGAAGGAGGGGCATCATCTCCACTGGCTCCGATCTCATCAAGTCTTGCGGCTGCTGTAAGCTGGATGCCTGACATGGCAATAAGCGCACTATACTATGTAAGCTGGTGGCTGCATCTCCTAATCTTGCTGTCATTCCTGCTATATGTTCCTCAATCCAAACACTTTCATCTCATAACAGCCCCTATCAATATTTTATTTCGCAGAACAAATGCCCCAGGAAAACTAACCGCATTAGACCTCGATGATGAAGAAGCTGAATCCTACGGTGTAGGTAAAATCGAAGATTTCACTCAGAAACAAATGCTTGATTTCTATGCATGCGTTGAATGTGGACGCTGTACGAATGTCTGTCCTGCAGCAAGTACAGGAAAGATGTTGTCGCCCATGCACATGATCGTGAAACTGAGAGATCATTTGACGGAAAAAGGAGCTCTGCTCACTTCCAAATCCCCTTGGGTACCGGCTGGCGTATTTGGATACTCGGGAGTTTATAGGGTGGATGAAACAAAGCACGAACTCACGGAGTGGAAGGGAGAAGGTATTACTGATATTCGTCCTACGATGGCAGCTCAGAAGAAAGCATGGCATCAGGTGGAAGGTGTAAATGTCAGTGATGTTCAGCTTATTGGCGGAGTGATGACAGAAGAAGAAATATGGGCTTGTACGACTTGCCGTAATTGCGAAGATCAGTGCCCCGTTTCCAATGAACATGTAGACAAAATTGTTGATCTGCGCAGACATCTTGTTCTTATGGAAGGCAGTGTGCCGCAAGAAGGACAAAGAGCGATGCAGAACATTGAGCGTCAAGGGAATCCTTGGGGCATCAGCCGGGCTGATCGCAGTAAATGGGTAAAAGAAATCGATCCGGAAGATACCCTTCATCTTCAGATTCCGACCGTGAAAGAGAATCCGACCTTCGAATATTTATTTTTTGTAGGTTCGATGGGTTCCTATGATAATCGCAGCCGGAAAATAACCCGTGCGTTTGTTCGCTTGATGAATGAAGCAGGCGTGAACTTCGCTATTCTGGGTAACGAAGAAAAAAATTCAGGCGACACACCGCGCCGAATGGGTAACGAATTTCTGTTCCAGCAATTATGTGCTGAGAATATCGAGATTTTTAACAAATATGGTGTCCATAAGATCGTCACCGCTTGTCCGCACACTTTTAACATTTTTAAGAACGAATACCCTGATTTTGGGCTAAAGGCAGAAGTACTGCACCATACGCAGCTCCTGGACCAACTTGTGAAAGAAGGAAGACTCTCTCCGAAACATACGGTGGAAGAAAAGATTACGTATCACGATTCTTGTTATCTTGGTCGGTACAACGATGTATATGATCAGCCGCGTGATGTACTGAGGGCGATCCCGGGCATAACACTGCTTGAAATGGAGCGAACTCGTGAAAATGGAATGTGCTGCGGTGCCGGCGGGGGGCAGATGTGGATGGAAGAGGATGAAGGAAAACGGGTGAATCTAGCCCGAACAGAGCAAGCCCTTGCGGTATCGCCAACGATGATTAGTTCCGCTTGTCCTTACTGCCTGACGATGCTGGAAGATGGTACGAAGCTGCAAGAAGTAGAAGAGCAAGTGAAAACTCGGGATATTGCTGAGATTTTGGAGGAGTCTGTGTTTGGAAGAAAAGAAAAAGAAACTCGCCAACGGGAGGTCGTAGTGAAATGA
- a CDS encoding 3-hydroxyacyl-CoA dehydrogenase/enoyl-CoA hydratase family protein: MNKTLAKDTAHKTASRTISKAAVIGSGVMGSGIAAHLANAGIPCLLLDVVPKSPSAEDEKAGLSLGDPKFRNKLATKAIAALPKSSSAPLYAADFVERITPGNITDHFHLLKDVDWIIEVVTEKLEIKKSILKQIEEVVKEGTIVSTNTSGISVNAMVEDCSVNFRRNFIGTHFFNPPRHMKLLEIIPGYDTDPQITAFMADFCTKRLGKGVVLAKDTPNFISNRIGTYGLLVTLHEMQENNYTVEEVDAATGPVLGRPKSATFRTLDLVGIDTFVHVAQNVYDSVPAGPEKDIFTVPDVLNELVAQGWIGEKGGQGFYKKVKGEEGSKILSLDLSTMNYNPSAKVRSASIEAAKAVKGSKKKIKAFLGAKDRYSELAWNVLKQVLVYSAEKLGEIADSIEDIDNAMKWGFNWELGPFETWDLIGLPESVQRMEAEGLVVPAWVKEWIAAGNRSFYEQKDGAVFHFYKGAYKEVEIQPEVISLQSLKAQNKVIRQNSGANLIDLGDDVACLEFTSPNNAIGADILVMIQQSAEEVRNNYRGLVIANEGRNFCVGANLMLMLMEAQSGDWDEVDDIIRLFQGSMMKLKGLEKPVVAAPHRMTLGGGVEACLPADRIIFSAESYFGLVETGVGLIPAGGGCKELALMTSDRYRDPDSDLQPELNRIFEMIAMAKTSTSGHEALRMYGRRHDSVVMNQDFRIYEAKQAVLEMERAGYQPNLPAKARVAGRDGRAVLQVGALGLKNSGYISDHDYLIARKLAHVLTGGDVAQGTVVSEQYLLDLEREAFLSLLGEVKTQQRMQHMLSKGKPLRN; this comes from the coding sequence ATGAATAAAACGTTAGCAAAAGATACGGCTCACAAAACTGCTTCTAGGACGATTTCAAAAGCCGCCGTGATCGGGTCCGGTGTTATGGGGTCGGGTATTGCAGCCCATCTGGCCAATGCAGGCATTCCTTGTTTATTGCTTGATGTTGTTCCAAAGTCGCCAAGCGCAGAAGATGAAAAAGCAGGGTTAAGCCTTGGGGACCCTAAGTTTAGAAATAAGCTGGCGACAAAAGCAATTGCAGCTCTTCCTAAATCGAGTTCGGCCCCGCTTTATGCGGCAGATTTTGTAGAGCGAATTACACCGGGGAATATAACAGATCATTTCCATCTACTGAAAGATGTGGACTGGATTATCGAAGTGGTGACGGAAAAGCTTGAGATAAAGAAATCCATCCTAAAACAGATTGAAGAAGTGGTGAAGGAAGGAACGATCGTAAGTACCAACACTTCGGGAATCTCAGTTAATGCGATGGTGGAGGACTGCAGCGTAAATTTCCGCAGAAACTTTATTGGAACTCATTTCTTCAACCCTCCTAGACATATGAAGCTGCTAGAGATCATTCCAGGATACGATACGGATCCGCAGATCACCGCATTTATGGCAGATTTCTGTACAAAAAGGCTTGGCAAAGGGGTTGTCCTAGCAAAAGATACACCTAATTTTATATCTAACCGAATTGGCACATATGGACTGCTCGTTACTTTACATGAAATGCAAGAGAACAACTATACCGTAGAAGAAGTAGATGCAGCGACAGGACCTGTTCTCGGCAGGCCGAAAAGCGCGACCTTCCGCACCCTGGATCTTGTCGGCATCGATACGTTTGTTCATGTTGCTCAGAATGTATATGACAGCGTTCCAGCCGGACCGGAGAAAGACATTTTCACTGTACCTGATGTCCTAAATGAATTGGTAGCACAAGGTTGGATTGGAGAAAAGGGCGGGCAAGGTTTCTATAAAAAAGTGAAAGGGGAAGAGGGCAGCAAGATACTCTCACTTGATCTGTCCACGATGAACTATAATCCAAGCGCAAAAGTTAGATCTGCTTCCATTGAAGCTGCAAAAGCGGTAAAAGGGTCAAAGAAGAAAATAAAAGCATTCCTTGGTGCGAAGGATCGTTATTCGGAGCTGGCTTGGAATGTGCTTAAACAAGTACTAGTCTATTCTGCTGAAAAACTGGGGGAAATTGCAGATTCCATTGAAGATATCGATAATGCAATGAAATGGGGCTTTAACTGGGAGCTTGGACCCTTTGAAACTTGGGATTTGATTGGATTACCCGAATCCGTACAGCGGATGGAAGCAGAAGGTCTTGTCGTCCCAGCGTGGGTGAAAGAATGGATAGCTGCGGGCAACAGGTCTTTCTATGAGCAAAAAGACGGAGCTGTATTCCACTTTTACAAAGGAGCTTACAAAGAAGTCGAAATACAGCCAGAAGTGATCTCTCTTCAAAGCTTAAAGGCACAGAACAAGGTCATTCGCCAAAACTCGGGTGCGAACCTGATTGATCTTGGAGATGACGTCGCTTGTCTGGAGTTTACTTCGCCGAACAATGCGATTGGTGCAGATATTCTAGTCATGATCCAGCAAAGTGCCGAGGAAGTGAGAAATAATTATCGCGGCCTTGTTATTGCGAATGAAGGGCGTAACTTCTGTGTGGGCGCAAATCTCATGCTCATGCTGATGGAAGCACAAAGCGGTGACTGGGATGAAGTGGATGATATCATCCGTTTATTCCAAGGCAGTATGATGAAATTAAAAGGACTTGAAAAACCGGTTGTGGCAGCACCTCACCGAATGACCCTCGGCGGCGGTGTGGAGGCTTGTCTTCCAGCAGATCGCATTATTTTCTCCGCAGAATCTTACTTTGGATTAGTCGAGACCGGTGTAGGACTCATTCCTGCGGGCGGCGGTTGTAAAGAACTGGCACTCATGACAAGTGACCGTTATAGAGATCCTGATTCAGATCTTCAGCCTGAGTTAAACCGTATTTTTGAAATGATTGCTATGGCGAAAACATCAACGAGTGGTCATGAAGCACTTCGTATGTATGGTCGCCGTCATGACAGTGTCGTTATGAATCAAGATTTCCGTATATACGAAGCAAAACAAGCGGTGCTTGAAATGGAGCGGGCAGGCTACCAGCCAAACCTACCTGCTAAAGCAAGAGTAGCGGGAAGAGACGGCCGCGCGGTTCTGCAAGTGGGGGCCCTTGGATTAAAAAACAGCGGGTATATTAGTGATCATGATTATCTGATTGCAAGGAAATTAGCACACGTTCTGACCGGAGGAGATGTGGCGCAAGGAACAGTGGTTAGTGAACAATATTTGCTTGATCTGGAACGGGAAGCTTTTCTCAGCCTGCTTGGAGAAGTGAAAACACAGCAGCGTATGCAGCACATGTTGTCCAAAGGAAAACCGCTGCGTAACTGA
- a CDS encoding YebC/PmpR family DNA-binding transcriptional regulator — MGRKWNNIKEKKANKDASTSRIYAKFGREIYVVARQGEPDPESNRALKVVLERAKTYNVPKAIIDRALEKAKGGSEENFDELRYEGFGPNGSMVIVDALTNNVNRTASEVRSTFSKNGGNLGVSGSVSYMFDSTAVIGVEGKTADDVLELLMEADLDVRDIIEEDDSVIVYAEPDQFHAVQDAFKNAGISEFTVAELTMLPQTFVSLEGDALAQFEKLIDVLEDLEDVQQVYHNVEFDEE, encoded by the coding sequence ATGGGTCGTAAATGGAATAACATCAAAGAGAAAAAGGCAAATAAGGACGCTAGTACTAGCCGAATCTATGCCAAATTTGGACGTGAAATATATGTAGTTGCTCGCCAGGGTGAACCTGATCCTGAGTCGAACCGTGCACTGAAAGTAGTCCTTGAGCGTGCCAAAACTTATAACGTACCAAAAGCGATCATCGACCGCGCACTGGAAAAAGCAAAAGGCGGTTCCGAAGAAAACTTTGACGAACTTCGTTATGAAGGTTTTGGACCTAACGGTTCCATGGTTATTGTGGATGCCCTCACGAACAACGTGAATCGTACTGCTTCTGAAGTACGTTCCACTTTCAGTAAAAACGGAGGAAACCTCGGTGTAAGTGGTTCCGTAAGCTACATGTTTGATTCAACAGCCGTTATCGGTGTAGAAGGAAAAACAGCGGATGACGTGCTTGAACTGCTGATGGAAGCAGATCTTGATGTACGTGACATTATCGAAGAAGATGATTCTGTTATCGTATACGCTGAACCAGATCAATTCCACGCTGTACAAGATGCATTCAAAAATGCAGGCATTTCCGAGTTTACGGTAGCTGAGCTTACAATGCTTCCGCAAACCTTCGTATCTCTAGAAGGCGATGCACTTGCTCAGTTCGAGAAACTGATCGACGTGCTGGAAGATCTGGAAGATGTGCAGCAGGTGTATCACAACGTGGAGTTCGACGAAGAATAG
- a CDS encoding electron transfer flavoprotein subunit alpha/FixB family protein: protein MSRTIFIYAESREGKLRQVAKETLGAAQLIAKEGDTICAFVAGSQITEAISAILPYGADHVVTMEHADLVHYNPDAYFAAIKAALDQMKPDIVLFGHTAIGRDLAPQVAAYLQAGQISDVTAIDHEEGETIFTRPLYAGKAFEKRVFESTPAVVTIRPNNIKPAELSENAAPSSVVDIAYPAPSLRTVIKDVVSKATGKVDLTEAKVVISGGRGVKSEDGFKPLEELADLLGGAVGASRGACDAGYCDYSLQIGQTGKVVTPEIYIACGISGAIQHLAGMSQSKVIIAINKDPEAPIFKVADYGIVGDLFEVVPLLTEEFRKVLV, encoded by the coding sequence ATGAGCAGAACGATATTCATTTACGCTGAAAGCCGTGAAGGTAAGTTACGTCAAGTTGCTAAGGAGACGTTAGGTGCAGCTCAGCTCATTGCGAAGGAAGGGGATACCATCTGCGCTTTTGTTGCTGGGTCTCAAATTACGGAAGCGATATCTGCGATCCTTCCTTACGGAGCAGATCATGTTGTTACCATGGAACATGCAGACCTGGTGCACTATAATCCCGATGCTTACTTTGCTGCAATTAAGGCTGCACTGGATCAAATGAAACCAGATATCGTACTTTTTGGTCATACCGCCATTGGACGGGATCTCGCTCCGCAAGTTGCAGCCTATTTACAGGCAGGTCAGATTTCCGACGTAACCGCGATTGATCATGAAGAAGGGGAAACGATTTTTACGCGGCCTCTTTATGCAGGGAAGGCATTTGAGAAACGTGTATTTGAATCCACTCCTGCTGTCGTTACCATCCGTCCTAACAATATTAAACCTGCGGAATTAAGCGAGAATGCTGCTCCATCAAGTGTAGTAGATATCGCTTATCCCGCCCCTTCCCTGCGGACTGTGATTAAAGATGTCGTGAGCAAAGCTACAGGAAAAGTTGATCTGACGGAAGCTAAAGTGGTGATCTCTGGGGGCCGCGGTGTCAAGAGTGAAGATGGTTTTAAACCTCTCGAAGAACTTGCCGATTTATTAGGGGGGGCTGTTGGTGCTTCCCGCGGAGCCTGCGATGCAGGATACTGTGATTACTCCCTTCAAATCGGTCAGACCGGTAAAGTAGTAACTCCTGAGATCTATATCGCCTGCGGCATAAGCGGAGCCATCCAGCATTTGGCGGGCATGAGTCAATCCAAGGTCATTATTGCGATCAATAAAGATCCAGAAGCACCGATTTTTAAAGTCGCAGACTATGGTATCGTTGGCGATTTATTTGAAGTGGTACCGCTTCTCACCGAAGAATTCCGTAAAGTGCTTGTATAA
- a CDS encoding electron transfer flavoprotein subunit beta/FixA family protein, with amino-acid sequence MKMVVLMKQTFDTEEKIVVKQGNIVEDGVKFVINPYDEYAVEEAVKLRDEFGGSVTLVSLGPSRAAEALRTALAMGADEAVLISDDRIPDDEYAVSKVLYTYLSKENPDLILGGNFSVDRGSGQVAIRLANMLSIPHTASITKLTINGTTAEVHRDAEGDLEILTLPLPALFTAQQGLNEPRYPSLPGIMKAKKKPFKTYTLEDLDLTEDEVKPATKQTELTLPPERSAGQILIGEPAEAVSELVSLLRTKSKVI; translated from the coding sequence ATGAAAATGGTAGTGCTCATGAAACAAACATTTGATACAGAGGAAAAAATCGTAGTGAAGCAAGGTAACATTGTGGAAGATGGAGTCAAGTTTGTCATTAACCCTTATGATGAATATGCAGTGGAGGAAGCCGTCAAGCTTCGAGATGAATTTGGCGGCAGTGTAACCCTTGTATCCCTCGGTCCCAGTCGAGCCGCAGAAGCGCTGCGCACTGCCCTTGCCATGGGTGCCGATGAGGCAGTCCTCATCTCAGATGACCGAATTCCAGATGATGAGTATGCTGTCTCCAAAGTTCTATATACCTATCTATCCAAAGAAAATCCAGACCTTATTCTTGGCGGTAATTTCTCAGTCGATCGCGGATCGGGTCAAGTGGCGATTCGGCTTGCGAACATGCTGAGTATCCCCCATACCGCTTCCATCACTAAACTGACGATCAACGGAACCACCGCTGAAGTACACCGTGATGCAGAAGGAGACCTTGAAATACTTACCCTCCCCTTACCAGCTCTATTCACTGCTCAACAAGGACTAAACGAACCCCGCTATCCTTCCCTGCCCGGCATTATGAAAGCGAAGAAAAAACCATTCAAAACTTACACGCTTGAAGATCTCGACCTTACGGAGGATGAAGTGAAGCCAGCGACAAAACAAACCGAACTCACGCTCCCCCCAGAACGAAGTGCTGGGCAAATTCTAATAGGTGAACCTGCCGAAGCGGTATCCGAACTTGTTTCCTTACTGCGAACGAAGTCTAAAGTGATTTAA
- a CDS encoding DUF4179 domain-containing protein translates to MSEHQNKNWENTFELNKQLHEQRMMISDFELDLAIRKGLTQGKKTEGNVRKRRTVFVAAAAMMSVFMIFVASIRVSPAFASTVRDMPGMNKFVDLIRYDSLFAKAMKHDFLQEVGISDTSEDTVFTVGSILADEDRILILYSLKGPEVREGKANDYMAFELTNEKGEKISEQRLNVLPKEIEEAVDTYEKLDFRLLDGQTMPERLILKVNMVGHHYEIPFTVDKKRFAGMREVIPVDKQMEVDGQKVNIDQVTITPLQAKVHVTADPNNTMQINDLVDLRLNDNTDYKRRMETVQGDLSTGERTYFFESPYFSQTESLTLEAKGFFMNKRDQVFTFNTETVETLHTPSSHIVLDKVEETGDQMQISISAEGIYDQTEYPYFNPYVQFFNEDNTFTDAAGKEYPMNDAKLLMWAGPGTESHEMSFSIPKREYKQPLSFKVKEYPGFAKAEFKIKIK, encoded by the coding sequence ATGTCTGAACATCAAAATAAGAATTGGGAGAATACTTTTGAGCTAAATAAACAACTTCATGAGCAGCGGATGATGATATCTGACTTCGAACTTGATCTTGCAATCCGTAAGGGACTGACACAAGGAAAGAAAACGGAGGGGAATGTGAGAAAAAGGCGAACTGTTTTTGTAGCAGCTGCAGCGATGATGAGTGTTTTTATGATATTCGTTGCCAGTATCAGAGTGTCACCCGCCTTTGCTTCCACAGTTCGGGACATGCCGGGTATGAATAAATTTGTGGATCTCATTCGGTATGACAGCTTATTTGCAAAAGCAATGAAACATGATTTTCTACAAGAAGTGGGAATTTCAGATACATCGGAAGATACCGTGTTTACGGTGGGAAGTATACTTGCGGATGAAGACCGGATTCTCATTCTCTATTCCCTGAAGGGTCCAGAAGTGAGGGAAGGGAAAGCGAATGATTATATGGCTTTTGAATTGACGAATGAAAAAGGAGAAAAGATCAGCGAGCAACGACTAAACGTTCTTCCAAAAGAGATTGAGGAAGCAGTTGATACTTATGAAAAACTTGATTTTCGATTGTTAGACGGTCAGACGATGCCGGAACGGTTAATTCTGAAAGTGAATATGGTTGGTCATCATTATGAAATTCCATTTACCGTGGATAAAAAACGTTTTGCAGGTATGAGAGAGGTCATTCCAGTCGATAAGCAGATGGAAGTAGATGGTCAGAAAGTGAACATTGATCAAGTAACGATTACGCCTCTTCAAGCAAAAGTACATGTCACAGCTGACCCAAATAATACAATGCAGATCAATGATCTAGTGGATTTAAGATTGAATGATAATACCGATTACAAAAGAAGAATGGAGACTGTACAGGGCGACTTATCAACAGGAGAGCGAACTTATTTTTTTGAAAGTCCTTATTTTAGTCAAACGGAGTCTTTGACTTTAGAAGCAAAAGGATTCTTTATGAATAAACGAGATCAAGTATTTACATTCAATACAGAGACGGTAGAGACCTTACACACTCCAAGTTCACACATCGTCTTAGATAAGGTAGAGGAAACAGGAGACCAAATGCAAATAAGCATCAGTGCAGAAGGAATTTATGACCAGACGGAATATCCATATTTCAATCCTTATGTACAATTTTTTAATGAAGATAACACATTCACAGATGCTGCAGGTAAAGAATACCCAATGAACGATGCTAAGTTGTTAATGTGGGCGGGACCCGGCACGGAGAGCCACGAAATGTCGTTCTCTATCCCCAAAAGGGAATATAAACAGCCTTTGTCTTTCAAGGTAAAGGAATACCCAGGATTTGCGAAAGCAGAGTTCAAAATAAAAATAAAATAG
- a CDS encoding TetR/AcrR family transcriptional regulator: MTSKKTEKYDLILQGALKVFAENGYHRSQVSKIAKAAGVADGTIYLYFKRKEDILIHLFQEKLGELVNKFHESVAETNDACEALRMICTIHYTELENNPELAYVTQIEMRQSELELRKEIGITLKPYIELIENIVQQGIDNGQFRANLNVKLVRNLIFGSMDEVVTSWLLSGQKYSLRDQVNETLQFFIHGVSK; encoded by the coding sequence ATGACAAGTAAAAAAACAGAAAAATATGATTTGATTCTTCAGGGCGCTCTCAAGGTATTTGCTGAAAACGGCTATCACCGTTCCCAAGTTTCCAAAATTGCCAAAGCAGCAGGCGTAGCGGATGGAACGATTTATTTGTATTTTAAAAGAAAGGAGGACATACTCATTCATCTATTCCAAGAGAAGCTTGGAGAACTGGTAAATAAGTTTCATGAAAGCGTAGCTGAGACAAATGATGCATGTGAAGCACTGCGAATGATCTGCACCATTCATTACACGGAACTTGAGAATAATCCAGAGCTTGCTTATGTGACTCAGATTGAAATGCGGCAAAGTGAGCTGGAACTGCGAAAAGAAATAGGGATTACGCTGAAACCTTACATCGAGCTGATCGAGAATATTGTTCAACAAGGGATCGACAATGGACAGTTTCGGGCGAACCTCAATGTGAAACTTGTGCGGAATTTAATTTTCGGTTCCATGGACGAAGTTGTTACTTCTTGGCTTTTATCGGGTCAAAAGTACTCCTTGCGTGATCAAGTGAATGAAACACTTCAGTTTTTTATTCATGGCGTTTCCAAATAG
- a CDS encoding exodeoxyribonuclease III, producing MKLVSWNVNGLRACVKKGFMDYFHHMDADIFCLQETKLQEGQIELELGEGYQDYWSYAEKKGYSGTAVFTRIKPLSVQYGMSEEDPDVEGRMITLEFESFYLVNVYTPNARRDLSRLAMRLEWEEQFREYITGLDQIKPVVICGDLNVAHEEIDIKNAKSNRGNSGFTDEEREKLTKLLDAGFVDTFRYFYPDQTDVYSWWSYMAKVRERNIGWRIDYFLASERMAPQLIDASIDSEVLGSDHCPIVLEIDITK from the coding sequence ATGAAACTGGTATCTTGGAACGTAAATGGACTTAGAGCTTGTGTGAAAAAAGGGTTTATGGATTATTTTCATCATATGGATGCGGATATTTTCTGTCTTCAAGAGACAAAACTGCAAGAAGGACAGATTGAACTGGAGCTGGGGGAAGGATATCAAGATTACTGGAGTTACGCCGAGAAAAAAGGCTATTCAGGAACTGCGGTATTTACTCGTATAAAACCATTATCCGTCCAGTATGGAATGAGTGAAGAAGACCCAGACGTGGAAGGCCGAATGATCACTTTAGAATTTGAGTCTTTCTATCTGGTGAACGTGTATACACCGAATGCTCGAAGAGATCTATCGAGACTAGCTATGCGGCTGGAATGGGAGGAACAATTTCGAGAGTATATTACGGGCCTTGATCAGATAAAACCGGTGGTAATTTGTGGAGACCTGAATGTCGCACACGAAGAAATAGATATTAAGAATGCAAAGAGCAATCGGGGGAATTCCGGATTTACAGATGAGGAACGAGAGAAACTGACAAAGCTTCTGGATGCCGGATTTGTAGATACGTTCCGTTATTTTTACCCTGATCAGACGGATGTATACAGCTGGTGGTCTTATATGGCAAAGGTTCGAGAGCGGAATATCGGCTGGCGTATTGATTATTTTTTAGCGTCAGAGAGAATGGCTCCCCAATTAATAGACGCATCGATTGATAGTGAGGTTCTCGGAAGTGATCATTGTCCAATCGTGCTTGAAATAGATATAACTAAATAA
- a CDS encoding SGNH/GDSL hydrolase family protein: MSHPFQQGETVLFIGDSITDCGRDYSNKWSLGSGYALLTAAEIGNQYPELNMKFLNRGISGNRITDLERRWEEDCIAHQPDWVSIYIGINDTWRYYDQGELTSTEDFYRTYRDLIVQTKEKTNAKLVLIEPFVLPVPAGQREWRADLDPKIHAIRELAREFKTYYIPLDGLFASKSTQLDPAFWAEDGVHPTAAGHALISKAWLEAVQS, from the coding sequence GTGAGCCATCCGTTTCAACAGGGAGAGACCGTTCTTTTTATAGGAGACAGTATTACAGATTGTGGTCGAGATTATAGTAATAAATGGAGCCTGGGCAGTGGGTATGCGCTGCTGACAGCAGCTGAAATCGGAAACCAATATCCTGAGCTAAATATGAAATTTTTAAATCGGGGTATTAGCGGGAACCGTATTACGGATCTTGAGCGAAGATGGGAAGAGGATTGTATCGCTCATCAGCCTGACTGGGTGTCGATCTATATCGGTATTAATGACACTTGGCGTTATTATGATCAAGGTGAATTAACTTCAACCGAAGATTTTTATCGTACATATCGTGATCTGATTGTTCAAACCAAGGAGAAAACCAATGCCAAACTGGTCCTTATTGAACCATTTGTTCTTCCTGTTCCGGCAGGGCAGAGAGAATGGAGAGCAGACCTTGATCCAAAAATCCATGCGATTCGCGAGTTAGCTCGTGAATTCAAAACCTATTATATTCCTCTAGATGGTTTATTTGCTTCAAAAAGTACCCAGCTCGACCCGGCTTTCTGGGCAGAAGATGGAGTACATCCCACTGCGGCAGGTCATGCACTGATTAGTAAAGCATGGCTCGAAGCGGTTCAATCCTGA